The DNA segment GAACCTTTACGCCATAATTCTTCCATTACAGTTCCTTTATGGATTGTAGAAGGACAGAATGATACTCGATCAACACCTACTTCTTCTGCATATTTTGCAGAATCAATTGCTTCTGTTATGGCTTGTTTTTCAGATGTTAAAATAGGTTTTACAAGTATATATGCTTTTGATTTGGTGTTGTATTCTTTTTTGAGATCTTTGATTACATTAACTGCTTTTTCAAAGTCTTCTGTGGTAAAACCTTTGTTGATTTTAAATTCACGAGTGTAATCATTTGAGGTTTCCAGCCCCATACTTACTTCAAATAATTTATCCGGTATAATAGAACAACATTCTTCCATAACTTCTTGAGTTACATATTCTGGTCTAGATTCTACAACAATTTCAGTAATGCTTTCCATATTATTTAAAGTCTTTAAAATCGCTGTCCTAGCTTCAACAGGCAATTCAGAAGGATTTAAGAAACTACCTGATGTAAATATTTTCGCTGCTGTTGCTTCATCAAACTGATATTTGGCCAGTAAT comes from the Methanobacterium alcaliphilum genome and includes:
- a CDS encoding archaeosine biosynthesis radical SAM protein RaSEA, with protein sequence MKIQELNKEIREKSLKKIKHQTSQELAASWTQFDLMYSGKGQSIFMILPTTGCSWALADSGGCTMCSYIADSSLEPVPASTIIEIFNELLAKYQFDEATAAKIFTSGSFLNPSELPVEARTAILKTLNNMESITEIVVESRPEYVTQEVMEECCSIIPDKLFEVSMGLETSNDYTREFKINKGFTTEDFEKAVNVIKDLKKEYNTKSKAYILVKPILTSEKQAITEAIDSAKYAEEVGVDRVSFCPSTIHKGTVMEELWRKGS